One Huiozyma naganishii CBS 8797 chromosome 5, complete genome DNA segment encodes these proteins:
- the DPI35 gene encoding Dpi35p (similar to Saccharomyces cerevisiae YMR130W; ancestral locus Anc_2.404): MTYPKKMTLPSQGKIEPPVLPPKLITFDAYNTLYCSTTPIMEQYSAIALKYGIKVPVERLNERFRKTFQTLNDKYPNYGKHFGFSANDWWARLIRQVFLPTEVPESLVDDILERVLTKEGFIAYPDIIDFVKEVKGRFPDVIIGVVSNTDPDCYELLRQLGLFDYFKGAVYLSYDIELFKPDPKLFDYVVSDVVKRHPGIIGEGDSIKTFRRHCWHVGDEFKKDLLAAQKAGWNAVLVDRLNRNGLLNDLEQRSEMTEHDLYMDKLDQHAEKIWDHCRDQKHFVQLNETSFVVPNITVLKQLFLAEG; the protein is encoded by the coding sequence ATGACATACCCAAAGAAAATGACTCTTCCTAGTCAGGGGAAGATCGAACCGCCCGTTCTGCCTCCTAAACTAATTACATTCGATGCGTACAACACATTGTATTGCTCGACAACTCCAATCATGGAGCAATACTCCGCCATTGCATTGAAATACGGTATAAAAGTTCCAGTTGAGAGACTCAATGAAAGGTTCCGCAAAACATTCCAAACGTTGAATGACAAGTACCCGAACTACGGTAAACATTTTGGGTTTTCTGCTAATGATTGGTGGGCGCGTTTGATAAGACAGGTCTTTTTACCTACTGAGGTACCAGAGTCCTTAGTAGACGACATATTGGAGAGAGTGTTAACCAAGGAAGGTTTTATTGCCTATCCAGATATTATAGATTTTGTAAAGGAAGTGAAGGGTAGATTCCCTGATGTGATCATCGGAGTGGTGAGCAATACTGATCCCGACTGTTACGAGTTATTGAGGCAGCTGGGACTGTTTGATTATTTCAAAGGTGCTGTTTACCTGTCATATGACATTGAACTATTCAAACCTGACCCGAAACTCTTTGACTATGTCGTCAGCGATGTTGTCAAGCGACACCCTGGTATTATTGGAGAAGGGGATTCTATTAAAACATTTAGAAGGCATTGTTGGCATGTCGGCGATGAATTCAAAAAAGACCTGCTGGCTGCACAGAAAGCTGGTTGGAATGCCGTTCTCGTCGATAGGTTGAACCGTAATGGGTTACTTAACGATCTGGAGCAAAGAAGTGAGATGACCGAGCACGATCTGTATATGGATAAATTAGACCAACACGCCGAGAAGATATGGGATCACTGCCGGGATCAAAAACATTTTGTCCAACTCAATGAAACCTCATTTGTGGTCCCTAATAT
- the POM152 gene encoding Pom152p (similar to Saccharomyces cerevisiae POM152 (YMR129W); ancestral locus Anc_2.406), protein MFLGTGNRSVCFSETCAGGKQCITMENRFNAFTDTPRGSHWLGNDSSRRKNTGSTQFADADGDDIGSTFLRRRTREDGTHRGSYGLKYSSHPKQEFLYENKLHSYPTSARDGQVPLPLISPDLLEISKQRILALAIFLIIQCYKLYDLVLLKSNLRVSGLLYSNSRFNFITKYLLLDSMFWYFLPIFRIPRLTSKPWLVGFQIVATAATTIFLSTNHQFVILTAIVAAWRKTFTKELSVTGSTINHQKLLDLSSHFKGALTIKILPENTAMLNPWFESYCIPLESNITPLNTVNVPIKINSTEKIKFVQLEFKDLYTNEVSLKNFTENNGFTLVDMTDKIQNKEMSKQEKDANIRYINLSLDETGFYQIRKIRDSKGLDLKIYQSHVILPQCPVASITPIGSPDRCIGDSDKLSIELQGVPPLKLHYSKKINNKVYTYKDTNLQPAFFESPLQSADNDVTARRRQVFTAEHLSNLEWARNPTVNIDLDSLTTQDGEYTYEIDKLIDGLGNVADFSKMDADLKKQYDLATSFHVHSIPRASLDEVFDRNSPTKKSLIIKINNGAEEQEDLPYTAKISFVDSKGRPQESKMIELDSLVHHVNAELPGTYNLDFVSSKFCPGVVIGKSNILVTQPIPPELEIKSSPILDQCVGQVGLNFELTFTGVPPYHYLAKIYKIEDGQKKLYETKRLTSKGARNQFSYSPTSEGDYEIVFDQLSNDMFSDPIKLTPQKKYTFKTSMRVKPSARIKQKHAVTLCLGGKTMIPIEFKGEAPFTLHYDILEISSNKRTAYDIKNIKDHEYKIETPNFEVGGDYILSLVSVKDSSKCVVGLSEPDAMIKVRRDIPSASLNLMDNTSAAKMKQGSFLEIPIRLSGEAPFIVKYEHLDLDGNFIAAHEEKFSFASKQILKVGKEGIYRLTGLQDSTCSGKIDNPDNEFMVSFLPKPSFEVQTSSKTSKLLSHLYAREPVCQNVEGAIALTLSGSPPFVLDYDVTEPNGQVTSKKIRVTTKYVSLQLPNREPGEYVVSIKDIFDTNYGEQDFGNLKRSTEEVSIKQTVTPTPSVTFEGKGKIYKSCSVNIEESDVLEPIMLKYSEGQGPFSITFSVYHESTSRTDQLVFDNVDVNNFPFEKLYHGLKLGNHRIEIDKVVDANGCQNHLSNENDNYIIISITDVPKIHLLDAAADYCVGDYVTYQLNGRPPFTIRYEFNGMPLKSTERTSQFVRLASEPGKITINQLEDSVSQCIVDFTKPNMQDELEKLSLVIHPIPSVTVSQGNYVVEDIHEGDQAEVIFSFEGTPPFSLTYVRTEESDGKRGDKKPQIVETHKVADIYAYEYRVVTSLQGTYEAIEISDAHCFAKNEAFFKS, encoded by the coding sequence ATGTTCTTGGGAACTGGGAACCGTTCAGTGTGCTTCTCTGAGACCTGTGCGGGGGGTAAGCAGTGCATTACAATGGAGAATAGGTTCAATGCATTTACTGACACTCCGAGGGGTAGTCATTGGCTCGGTAACGACAGCTCCAGACGGAAAAATACGGGCAGCACGCAGTTTGCCGATGCAGACGGCGATGACATTGGTTCGACGTTCTTGCGAAGGAGGACCAGAGAGGACGGTACACACAGGGGTTCCTACGGTTTGAAGTACAGCTCTCATCCGAAACAGGAATTCCTCTACGAAAACAAATTGCATTCGTACCCGACGTCTGCTCGAGACGGGCAGGTGCCGTTGCCTCTGATTTCCCCTGATCTGTTAGAAATCTCCAAACAGAGGATACTGGCGCTAGCTATATTTCTGATTATCCAGTGTTACAAACTGTACGATTTGGTTCTGCTGAAGTCCAATTTGAGAGTATCCGGTTTACTGTACAGTAATTCGAGATTTAATTTCATAACAAAATATCTGCTACTTGACTCGATGTTTTGGTATTTTTTACCCATCTTTAGGATCCCAAGGTTGACTTCCAAACCGTGGCTAGTGGGTTTTCAAATTGTCGCCACTGCGGCTACCACCATCTTCCTCTCCACAAACCACCAATTTGTCATTCTAACGGCGATCGTAGCCGCATGGAGAAAAACTTTTACAAAAGAATTAAGTGTTACAGGTTCCACTATCAACCACCAGAAGCTGTTGGACTTGTCATCGCACTTCAAAGGTGCATTGACGATAAAAATTTTACCAGAAAATACAGCAATGCTGAACCCTTGGTTTGAATCGTACTGTATACCGTTAGAATCGAACATTACCCCTTTAAACACTGTTAACGTTCCGATCAAGATTAATTCCACGGAAAAAATCAAGTTTGTACAGTTGGAATTTAAGGATCTGTACACAAATGAAGTaagtttgaagaatttcaCTGAGAATAACGGGTTCACTTTGGTAGATATGACTGAtaaaattcaaaacaaagAGATGTCTAAACAAGAAAAGGACGCAAATATCAGATACATCAATTTGTCATTAGATGAAACGGGATTCTATCAGATAAGAAAGATTAGGGATTCAAAGGGCCTGGATTTGAAAATATATCAGTCCCATGTGATATTACCACAATGTCCAGTCGCTTCAATCACTCCTATTGGGAGCCCGGACAGATGCATAGGAGATTCTGATAAACTGTCAATAGAACTGCAAGGTGTGCCACCTTTAAAATTACATTACTCGAAGAAAATCAACAATAAAGTTTACACGTATAAAGATACGAACCTGCAACCCGCGTTTTTTGAATCACCTTTGCAATCTGCAGACAATGACGTGACGGCAAGAAGGAGACAGGTATTTACTGCTGAACACTTGAGTAATCTTGAGTGGGCCCGGAATCCAACCGTTAACATCGATTTGGACTCATTAACTACACAAGACGGTGAATACACGTACGAGATTGACAAACTGATTGATGGGTTGGGGAACGTTGCCGACTTCTCCAAAATGGATGCCGATCTGAAAAAACAGTACGACTTGGCGACTAGCTTTCATGTTCATAGCATTCCACGCGCTTCCTTGGATGAAGTTTTCGATCGTAACTCCCCAACCAAAAAATCATTGATTATTAAAATAAATAACGGTGCtgaggaacaagaggatCTTCCCTACACTGCAAAGATTTCTTTTGTCGATTCCAAAGGTAGACCTCAAGAGAGCAAAATGATTGAATTAGATTCATTGGTACATCACGTTAATGCGGAACTTCCAGGTACCTACAATCTAGACTTTGTAAGTTCGAAGTTTTGTCCTGGAGTTGTCATTGGAAAATCTAATATTTTAGTGACCCAGCCGATCCCTCCTGAACTTGAAATCAAATCTTCACCAATTCTGGATCAGTGCGTTGGTCAAGTGGGCTTGAATTTTGAGCTGACCTTTACCGGTGTTCCCCCTTATCATTACTTGGCCAAAATATACAAAATTGAGGATGGCCAAAAGAAATTATACGAAACCAAGAGACTTACCTCTAAGGGTGCCAGAAATCAGTTCAGTTACAGTCCTACCAGTGAGGGAGACTATGAAATTGTGTTTGACCAGCTATCTAATGATATGTTTTCCGATCCCATCAAGCTGACACCGCAAAAGAAATACACCTTTAAAACATCAATGAGAGTGAAACCAAGTGCTCGCATTAAGCAAAAGCATGCTGTGACACTGTGCCTGGGCGGCAAGACCATGATTCCAATTGAATTTAAGGGTGAAGCACCTTTTACTCTGCATTACGATATCTTGGAAATCTCATCCAATAAAAGAACTGCTTACGACATTAAAAATATCAAGGATCACGAATACAAAATTGAAACTCCAAATTTCGAGGTTGGTGGTGACTACATTTTATCATTGGTTTCTGTAAAGGactcttcaaagtgtgTTGTTGGATTGAGTGAACCAGATGCAATGATTAAGGTAAGAAGAGACATTCCATCTGCTTCATTGAATTTGATGGATAACACCTCCGCAGCAAAAATGAAACAAGGATCGTTTTTAGAAATTCCAATCAGATTGTCAGGCGAAGCTCCATTTATAGTAAAGTACGAGCACCTGGATCTAGATGGTAACTTTATTGCTGCACATGAAGAAAAATTCTCGTTTGCCTCTAAGCAAATACTGAAAGTAGGAAAAGAAGGTATTTATAGATTGACAGGTCTCCAGGATTCAACCTGTTCAGGTAAGATCGATAATCCAGACAATGAATTCATGGTTTCCTTCCTTCCTAaaccttcttttgaagttcaaacAAGTAGCAAAACATCGAAACTGCTCTCACATCTTTATGCCAGAGAACCCGTTTGTCAGAATGTTGAAGGTGCCATTGCCTTGACTCTCTCTGGTTCCCCACCTTTTGTCCTGGACTATGATGTCACAGAGCCTAACGGCCAAGTGACTAGTAAAAAAATCAGGGTTACAACAAAGTATGTGTCTTTACAGTTGCCAAACAGAGAGCCCGGTGAATACGTTGTTTCTATtaaagatatttttgataCAAACTATGGGGAGCAAGACTTCGGTAACTTGAAACGATCAACTGAAGAAGTTTCCATCAAACAAACTGTTACACCAACCCCGTCGGTGacttttgaaggaaaaggTAAAATTTACAAGTCATGTTCTGTCAACATTGAGGAGTCAGACGTATTGGAGCCAATTATGCTGAAATATTCAGAAGGTCAAGGGCCATTTTCAATCACCTTTTCTGTTTATCACGAGAGTACCAGCAGAACAGACCAACTTGTCTTCGACAACGTTGACGTTAACAATTTTCcatttgaaaaactttACCATGGTCTGAAATTGGGTAATCATCGGATTGAAATAGACAAGGTCGTAGATGCCAATGGATGCCAGAATCATTTGTCAAACGAAAATGATAACTATATCATAATTTCAATAACAGATGTGCCTAAGATACATCTATTAGATGCGGCCGCAGACTATTGTGTTGGCGATTATGTCACTTATCAACTGAATGGCAGGCCGCCATTCACCATACGATACGAGTTTAATGGTATGCCACTGAAATCTACTGAACGAACTTCTCAATTTGTTAGACTTGCTTCCGAGCCTGGAAAAATTACAATCAACCAACTCGAAGATTCAGTGTCTCAATGTATTGTTGATTTTACCAAGCCGAACATGCAAGATGAATTAGAAAAATTATCCCTGGTGATCCACCCAATCCCTTCAGTCACTGTTTCTCAAGGTAACTATGTTGTGGAGGATATCCACGAAGGTGATCAGGCAGAAGTTATTTTCTCATTTGAGGGTACCCCACCTTTTTCATTGACTTATGTGAGAACAGAGGAGAGTGATGGTAAACGTGGTGACAAGAAGCCTCAAATTGTCGAAACACATAAAGTGGCAGACATCTACGCATATGAATACAGAGTTGTCACGAGTCTGCAGGGGACGTACGAGGCCATTGAAATATCGGATGCACACTGTTTTGCTAAGAACGAGgcgttcttcaagagttGA
- the SAS2 gene encoding histone acetyltransferase (similar to Saccharomyces cerevisiae SAS2 (YMR127C); ancestral locus Anc_2.410): protein MGKLSKSAAKFQRQKFGASKNVAKSSKSVEKRVAKDPADDRRDQSQGARAEDDGDTLYGIFKSPNIKNVQFGIDKCFPTWYGSTVYFDRRTMKLGIYHDTPSGVASPAKKKTELDTFWLDTLYVCEYCFKYTAERDPFLGHVKCCTFKHRSPGRIKYKSPEYTIRRVKGFKHQLFCQNLCLFTKLYLDNKSMYFKVEHYDFYILYQTGLHKPMAFFSKELISYSQNNLACILTFPPYQRKRLGSLLIEFSYKLSQADGIVSGPELPLSPFGLVGYLKYWSRVICWHMVNGVFADLDGATLEELSTVTGLRINDLITTLKYLQCVGPDNKIYLSVLRNWLTATENRSFKFQIEDEFLLVND, encoded by the coding sequence ATGGGTAAATTGAGTAAAAGTGCTGCGAAGTTTCAGAGACAGAAATTTGGTGCTTCCAAAAACGTTGCCAAATCGTCCAAATCCGTGGAGAAGCGTGTCGCTAAAGACCCGGCTGATGACCGCCGGGACCAGAGCCAGGGCGCTCGTGCGGAGGATGATGGGGATACACTCTACGGTATTTTCAAAAGCCccaatatcaaaaatgtACAGTTTGGTATAGATAAGTGTTTCCCAACGTGGTACGGCAGCACGGTGTACTTCGATAGAAGAACTATGAAACTGGGCATATACCACGATACACCCTCCGGGGTTGCGTCACCGGCTAAGAAGAAAACGGAGTTAGACACGTTCTGGCTTGACACTTTGTACGTGTGTGAATACTGCTTCAAGTACACTGCGGAGCGGGATCCCTTTCTAGGCCACGTAAAGTGCTGTACATTCAAGCACCGGTCCCCCGGAAGAATCAAGTACAAGAGTCCAGAGTACACAATTAGGCGTGTGAAGGGGTTCAAGCACCAGTTGTTTTGCCAAAACCTTTGCCTCTTCACAAAACTATACCTTGACAACAAGTCAATGTATTTCAAAGTGGAGCACTATGACTTCTACATCCTCTACCAGACGGGCCTCCACAAGCCGATGgccttcttctccaaagaatTGATCTCGTACAGCCAAAACAACCTGGCTTGCATCCTGACGTTCCCACCGTATCAACGCAAAAGACTGGGCTCCCTGCTGATAGAGTTTTCGTACAAACTGTCACAAGCAGACGGGATTGTCTCGGGGCCTGAGCTACCACTCTCGCCCTTCGGTCTCGTAGGATACCTGAAATATTGGTCGCGAGTGATATGCTGGCATATGGTTAACGGGGTGTTTGCAGATCTGGACGGTGCAACGCTGGAGGAACTGTCTACCGTCACGGGACTCCGCATCAACGATCTCATCACCACTTTGAAGTATCTACAGTGCGTGGGACCGGACAACAAAATATACCTTTCCGTGCTGCGAAACTGGCTCACTGCAACGGAAAATCGCTCGTTCAAGTTCCAGATCGAGGACGAATTCCTGCTTGTGAACGACTAA
- the DLT1 gene encoding Dlt1p (similar to Saccharomyces cerevisiae YMR126C; ancestral locus Anc_2.412), giving the protein MSRKRRVQLILYRGSLFIVILLLIGFAAVTPIDSIAQATVSDNDAFNTFIVIGALVVFGVVCIIIIVGRMIYRESCLIDIPRRYLPITVADLPHKGSRDMLLQNMDRSKELTVLFKKPKDPVIHNGLEPPANCDLPDYEKLFPEYLNYESCLQTVASRIKYQGLFMSIMDLKLSLQDTFEDLITNQFIKGNNNKIQIEKARRYVDIYEFLQYSGKPIARELFIEFVELSIYFADILATTDKSGCRRINTSGPSDWVNSRQDNVVKGGNFQVPNTPLLNTLVSNESSTESDIARDEVSYFPESSYLVRNSSTGTVAKRYSTTRDTVAGSTVSLRKQNKTNQSDKINLSKVDTQASKVESFKSVIRRH; this is encoded by the coding sequence ATGAGCCGAAAAAGGCGTGTGCAGCTGATCCTCTACAGAGGGTCGCTCTTTATCGTCATTCTGCTACTTATCGGATTTGCAGCGGTGACACCCATCGACTCCATAGCCCAGGCCACTGTATCTGACAACGATGCATTCAACACTTTCATTGTTATTGGTGCTCTGGTTGTGTTTGGGGTCGTCTGCATAATCATCATAGTAGGGAGAATGATATATCGTGAGAGCTGCCTGATAGACATACCGAGACGGTACCTTCCAATAACAGTGGCTGATCTGCCGCACAAAGGTTCTCGAGATATGCTCCTACAGAATATGGATAGATCTAAGGAGTTGACTgttctgttcaaaaaaccAAAGGATCCCGTGATCCATAATGGGCTGGAACCCCCAGCAAACTGCGATTTACCAGACTACGAAAAATTGTTCCCCGAGTACCTAAACTATGAGAGTTGTCTGCAGACAGTGGCGAGCCGAATAAAATACCAGGGGCTCTTTATGTCGATTATGGATTTGAAACTCTCGCTGCAGGATACATTCGAGGACCTTATTACAAATCAATTTATTAAgggcaacaacaacaaaatacaGATCGAAAAGGCCCGCAGGTATGTCGACATATACGAGTTCTTGCAGTACTCTGGGAAACCCATCGCCAGAGAACTGTTCATCGAGTTTGTAGAACTTTCCATCTATTTTGCCGACATTCTAGCTACAACGGATAAATCTGGTTGTAGGCGTATCAATACCAGTGGGCCGTCCGACTGGGTAAACAGTCGACAGGACAATGTTGTGAAGGGTGGTAATTTCCAAGTTCCAAATACACCATTGTTGAACACCTTGGTATCAAATGAATCATCTACGGAGTCCGACATAGCCCGCGATGAAGTTAGTTATTTCCCTGAATCATCGTACTTGGTCAGGAATAGCAGTACTGGTACTGTTGCCAAAAGGTACTCAACCACACGAGACACGGTTGCGGGATCGACCGTGTCCTTaaggaaacaaaacaaaaccaaCCAGAGCGACAAGATAAATCTCAGTAAAGTCGACACCCAGGCGTCCAAGGTAGAGAGTTTCAAAAGTGTAATCCGTAGACACTAA
- the STO1 gene encoding Sto1p (similar to Saccharomyces cerevisiae STO1 (YMR125W); ancestral locus Anc_2.413), producing MSDRKRRADFGEDDEYRQDFRPHVQKRQRVPPVVQLCKEMMPDICTIGESAKAFEDDIKFLSEAIVNEYGHEEYFNNALLSTFLAVVLEQPQKQPAISLLTIVVNAGNEVAGKSIVNFFYEKLQKFCNDSTNPDLELESNDTGCWNKIKLIMRFLSLLSPILLVDDIITLYKKLFDLAIELNNLDSEKRNPLAEEIYTNTMLNVPYLFYFSRSNENLKEKTNELITYVESNFTIRSTNFDILREYNFDSPYNIAELPQIVLPNVKNVLANGMEQLNQLFYDWSYLLPEQSGDQGFNDALSLPSIQDLQPFSQLAGKNIGSVDSTWRTPAYIFHVYLPRSSGDFDTVVPIDTYAGQLFKDIYIDIVESLEFNRKEVAKQMVSLNLFFKEGIFVEAGESIADLIAAREENLLAPTYKIEDLAIETVLSLVLKLPNISHPFAYFYALLVDICQNSPKAIAPVFGRAFRFFYHNIYKLDFELKLRFLDWFSIQMSNFNFSWKWNEWENDSVRFNKSFYNPRITFIRNLIRKELRLTSNPVDVDGSLPEEFKQYLDTSYISLESVQKFYQTLFTDFSVDLEDVRRNDLYFKQENVPFAEITVELLDYIHKQNDARTYTELEEIINKLKEGHQSIIPDFDRFVVILVTQAVVHSGSRSLSHANKYISDLQEDLKTLFNSLQIDESVKETAIIEAVMSYWNSNSQNGFLIVDAFKFGGMVSSNSIYSFCLADLEGNIHGLTDVTAIDTIFRTLSQQLDTDAADTADFELVFEKLCLIVNKTVEELEIQPEDQIVIPEIEDDTPVDPVTEVPRLDLMWKYSSAVSFTKSLVRKYSDQFKLLNEKLSNGLEVAIPHVPTRNIFGKWLEEVKDL from the coding sequence ATGAGTgacagaaagagaagagcTGATTTTGGGGAGGATGACGAGTATCGTCAAGACTTCAGACCACACGTCCAAAAGAGGCAAAGGGTCCCCCCAGTCGTCCAGCTATGTAAAGAAATGATGCCAGATATATGCACCATTGGTGAGTCAGCGAAAGCTTTTGAGGATGATATTAAATTTCTTAGCGAAGCAATTGTTAATGAATATGGGCATGAAGAGTATTTCAATAACGCTCTTTTGAGTACTTTCCTCGCTGTGGTGCTAGAACAACCTCAGAAACAGCCTGCTATTTCTCTGCTGACTATTGTCGTTAACGCAGGTAATGAGGTAGCTGGTAAAAGCATTGTAAACTTTTTCTATGAAAAATTGCAGAAATTCTGCAATGACTCTACCAACCCTGATTTAGAATTGGAATCCAATGATACCGGCTGTTGGAATAAAATCAAGCTGATTATGAGGTTTCTATCGTTATTGTCCCCCATTTTATTGGTCGATGATATAATTACACTTTACAAGAAGCTATTTGATTTAGCTATTGAGCTAAACAATTTGGATAGCGAAAAGAGGAATCCATTGGCCGAAGAAATATACACCAACACTATGCTGAACGTTCCTTACTTATTTTATTTCAGCAGGTCAAatgaaaacttgaaagagaaaacaaATGAACTGATTACGTATGTTGAGTCGAATTTCACCATCAGAAGTACAAATTTTGATATATTGCGCGAATACAACTTCGATTCACCATACAATATTGCTGAGCTACCTCAAATTGTTCTTCCAAACGTCAAGAACGTGCTAGCCAATGGAATGGAGCAATTAAATCAATTATTTTATGATTGGAGTTATCTACTACCTGAACAGTCTGGTGATCAAGGTTTCAATGATGCTTTGAGTCTGCCTTCCATACAAGATCTTCAACCATTTAGTCAATTGGCCGGGAAAAACATCGGATCTGTTGACTCCACATGGAGAACCCCGGCTTACATTTTCCATGTCTATTTGCCCCGCTCCAGTGGTGACTTTGACACAGTGGTTCCAATTGACACGTACGCTGGTcagttgttcaaagacATATACATTGATATTGTAGAGAGTCTGGAATTTAACAGGAAAGAGGTGGCAAAGCAAATGGTCTCTCTAAACTTGTTTTTCAAGGAAGGGATCTTTGTAGAAGCTGGCGAATCTATTGCTGACCTCATTGCTGCCCGTGAAGAGAATCTTCTGGCACCAACTTACAAGATTGAAGATTTGGCAATCGAAACTGTTTTGAGCTTGGTCCTCAAACTTCCAAACATTTCTCATCCATTTGCCTATTTCTATGCACTTCTGGTTGATATATGTCAAAACTCACCAAAAGCTATTGCACCAGTGTTTGGTAGAGCCTTTAGATTTTTCTACCACAACATCTACAAATTGGACTTTGAATTAAAACTTAGATTTTTGGATTGGTTTTCCATTCAGATGAGTAACTTCAACTTTTCTTGGAAATGGAATGAATGGGAAAACGACTCTGTGCGTTTCAACAAGTCGTTTTACAACCCGAGAATTACCTTCATTAGGAACCTGATCAGAAAGGAGTTGAGATTGACATCAAACCCAGTCGACGTTGACGGTAGTTTGCCTGAAGAGTTCAAGCAATATTTGGACACTTCGTACATTTCATTGGAGAGTGTACAGAAATTTTACCAAACCTTGTTTACTGATTTCTCAGTTGATCTAGAAGACGTAAGAAGAAACGACTTGTACTTTAAGCAAGAGAATGTTCCATTTGCTGAAATAACAGTTGAGTTACTGGATTACATTCACAAGCAAAATGATGCGAGAACTTATACGGAACTGGAGGAGATTATcaacaaactgaaggaAGGGCATCAATCAATCATCCCCGATTTTGACCGCTTTGTCGTCATACTGGTTACTCAAGCCGTTGTTCACTCCGGTAGCAGATCGTTGTCGCATGCCAACAAATATATTAGTGATTTGCAAGAGGATCTCAAGACACTATTCAACAGTCTCCAAATTGACGAATCAGTTAAGGAAACAGCTATAATCGAAGCGGTCATGTCTTATTGGAACTCTAACTCGCAAAATGGGTTCCTCATCGTTGATGCTTTCAAGTTTGGTGGTATGGTAAGTTCCAACTCCATTTACAGTTTCTGTTTGGCCGATTTGGAAGGTAATATCCATGGTTTGACCGATGTTACTGCCATTGACACCATTTTCAGAACTCTATCGCAACAGCTTGACACGGATGCTGCCGACACCGCAGATTTTGAGCtcgtttttgaaaagttaTGTTTGATTGTAAACAAGACGGTGGAGGAGTTAGAAATTCAGCCAGAGGATCAAATCGTGATTCCAGAAATTGAAGACGACACCCCGGTTGATCCGGTGACCGAGGTACCAAGATTGGATTTGATGTGGAAATACTCTAGTGCTGTGAGCTTCACCAAAAGTTTAGTGAGAAAATATTCAGACCAATTTAAGTTGTTGAACGAGAAGTTGAGCAATGGGTTGGAGGTCGCCATTCCCCATGTTCCAACGAGAAACATTTTTGGGAAATGGCTGGAAGAGGTTAAAGATTTGTAA